The genomic interval CGTCGCCTAGGCAGCGAAACTCATGGAGCCACGTTCACGTGGTGTCACGAGCGTATCTCGGTCACGGGCCTATTCGGTTGCGGGCCTATCTCGGTTGCGGGCCTATCTCGGTCACGGGCGTATCTCGGCTGCGGGCCTATCGAGCCGATAGTGTTTCCAAGCGAAATAACTAACGCCCACACAAACGGTCGGGAAGATTCCGAAGACAAGCGTCGTCTTCATCGCAGGAGCATATTCCCAGTGTATCGAATCGCCAATCAACAAGCCGTTGTAACTCAGAAATAACGCCAGCATCACGATGCCTTCGCCGCGAGACACCACCGCGTGGCTGAAGAAGATCGGCCAGCACAACAGGGCCACCCAAACCATCACGGCCAAGTCGAACCACAACACCGAAGGCGACACCGGGACGCCGGAGCTCGATAACACCGATGCGACCGCTAACACCATCAGCAGGTTAAAGACGTTGCTGCCGACGACGTTGCCGACCGCGATGTCGCGTTGTCCTCGGATCGCTGCAACCATCGAAGTGGCCAACTCCGGCAGTGAGGTCCCCGCGGCAACGATCGTCAATCCGATCACTAAGTCGCTGACTCCGAATTGGCGGGCAATCTCCGTCGCCGAATCGACCAGCATGCCGGCACCATACACCAACAATCCCAAACCGATCGCGAGCAAGACAACATTGCCAACCAGTTTTTGCCACGATGACTTTGGCGTGGGTTCCGCCAGCGAATCGAGCGGCTTGGATTCCCGGCGTCCCGCCCGAATTAGCCAACCGGTATAAAACAAAAATGCGGCCAACATTCCGGCGCCTTCGTATCGCTCAATCGATCCATCGTAAGCGGCCAACCAAACCACGATCGATGCGACGATCATGATGGGCACATCCAAGCGAACCAATTGCGACGAAACCGAGAGCGGCACGATCACCGCCGAGACGCCCAGGATCAACAAGACATTGAAGATGTTGCTGCCGACGACGTTGCCCAGCGCGATCGCCGAATCGCCCTCCAGCGAAGACACTGACGAGACGGCCAATTCCGGCGCACTGGTGCCAAACGCGACCACGGTCAAACCGATCACCAGCGGTGAAATGCGTGCCAACTCAGCCAACGCCACTGCACCCCGCACCAAGAACTCCGCCCCCGCCACAAGAATGGCCAAGCCGAGGAACAGCCATACGTAGGTCATCGGAGGATGTCAACTTTGGGGGTGGAAGGGAGAGTCACAGTCGTTGCGTTGGAGAAAGATCAATCTATCGCAATTTTGGCTTTCGAATAGCTGGCAAGATTCGAAATGACTTGCCAATCCAAAAACCGATTTCGAGCGCCCGCGTTTTATTTGTCCGATTCGAAAAGCTCAGCAAAGAACGATTTCATCGCAATCCAGGAGCGATGGTCGGCTTTAGCGTTGTAGGCGGCACCCTGTGAATTGTCATTCCCCGCCATCGGCTGGGTAAAGGAGTGAACGGCACCGGAATAGTAGATCATTTGCCAATCGACGTTAGCGTCGTTGAACTCCTTTTTCATCGCATCGATGTCGGCCTCGGGCACAAACGGATCATCCGCACCGTGACAAATCAACACTTTCGCCTTGATGTTCTTGCCATCTTCGGGTTGGGGTGAATCAAGCGCCCCATGAAAGCTGACGACGCCATCGACATCCGCTCCACTGCGTGCCAACTCGAGTACCCCCTTGCCGCCGAAACAGTATCCGATCGCCGCGATTTGCTTCGTGTCGACACCCGGCTGAGCCAGCAACTGTTCAAGCCCAAGATTCAAGCGGCGACGATACAATTCGGCATTACTTTTAAAGGTACTCGATAGCTTCGCCGCTTCCTGACGATCCGCGGGACGATTGCCTTTGCCATAAATATCGAGTGCAAAGGCAACGTAACCCAGTTCCGCCAACTGTTTACAGCGGCGATGTTCGTAAGCGGTTTGCCCCATCCATTGATGGACGACGAGCACGCCGGGGGACGTCTTCGAGGCCGTTGCGGGATCCCAGACCACCAAGCCTTCGAGAACGAGGTCCCCATCGTGGTAAGTGACCTGTTTGGTTTGAACCTCGGCATTGGCAGATAAAAAACCGACACCGACCATCAACAACGCTAATACCGTACGCATAAACACTTCATCCAAGTAGTGAGACAGGCAAGTGGGAGGAACGAGTCAGCAGCGAACCACTCACTCGATTGGGCCCCATTTTATCGCAGCATCCTGAAACCGTCAGCCATAGGTGCGGGGGGGGGGGGGAGTAAGGAGTAAGGAGTAAGGAGTAAGGAGTAAGGAGACAAGGAGACAAGGAGACAAGGAGACAGGGAGATAGGGAGATAGGGCCTGATACGACGGGCGGATTGCTGGTTTCCCAAATCCCGGATGCCTGGGCCCCTGTTTCGTGGACCTGAGAGTGGTCGTTTGAAGTTGCGTTTCAAAAGGCTGGTCCAAGCCCCAATCGATGGCATTGGATGCTCCATTGGGATCCGCTAGCGATCTTGTCATCCCCCGCCTTGGAACGCGTGTTCCTGGATCCTCGATTTCCGCATAGAATCGTCTAGGCGCCCCGTTGCCCCGACCGAAATGTGGTTTGCTGATATCGCGTTGGGCTGATATTGCGCTGGATCGCGTGCTAAATCACGACGTAGCGCTCTCGGATTTCGTTTCCTTCCTCCTTTCGCTGAGTTTGATTCGCTGATGACCTATGTGCTGCTGCTAGTTGGATTGATCATTCTCGTACTCGGAGCGGAGTTATTGGTTCGCGGTTCCGTGACGCTGGCTTCGTTTGCGGGGGTTTCGCCGCTGATCATCGGTTTGACCGTGGTCGCGTTCGGCACCAGTGCGCCGGAGTTGGCCGTATCGTCGGTTTCAAGTCTGAAAGGGGATTCGGCGATCGCGCTGGGCAAT from Novipirellula galeiformis carries:
- a CDS encoding calcium/sodium antiporter, with product MTYVWLFLGLAILVAGAEFLVRGAVALAELARISPLVIGLTVVAFGTSAPELAVSSVSSLEGDSAIALGNVVGSNIFNVLLILGVSAVIVPLSVSSQLVRLDVPIMIVASIVVWLAAYDGSIERYEGAGMLAAFLFYTGWLIRAGRRESKPLDSLAEPTPKSSWQKLVGNVVLLAIGLGLLVYGAGMLVDSATEIARQFGVSDLVIGLTIVAAGTSLPELATSMVAAIRGQRDIAVGNVVGSNVFNLLMVLAVASVLSSSGVPVSPSVLWFDLAVMVWVALLCWPIFFSHAVVSRGEGIVMLALFLSYNGLLIGDSIHWEYAPAMKTTLVFGIFPTVCVGVSYFAWKHYRLDRPAAEIRP
- a CDS encoding dienelactone hydrolase family protein, which gives rise to MRTVLALLMVGVGFLSANAEVQTKQVTYHDGDLVLEGLVVWDPATASKTSPGVLVVHQWMGQTAYEHRRCKQLAELGYVAFALDIYGKGNRPADRQEAAKLSSTFKSNAELYRRRLNLGLEQLLAQPGVDTKQIAAIGYCFGGKGVLELARSGADVDGVVSFHGALDSPQPEDGKNIKAKVLICHGADDPFVPEADIDAMKKEFNDANVDWQMIYYSGAVHSFTQPMAGNDNSQGAAYNAKADHRSWIAMKSFFAELFESDK